TGAAGCTCAGGGTGCCGCTGAGGCGCGTCGACAGCCCCTCGGTGTCGTCCTCCAGCTCCGAGCTCTCCGGGCAGTCCTCGGgctcgccgccgccgcccgccggctCCTCCCGGCCGGGCTCGCCCGCCAGCGCGTGCCGCAGCCGGTGCAGGATGCGGGCGGCCATCGCTGCCGGGGGGTCCGGGCCGGCACCGCGgcacggcggggccgggggctgccccCCGCGGCACGGCCCCCGGCGGGGACAGCCCGGCCCCGGGACACCCTCCCGGCGctgcccccgccccggcccgtccgcgctgccccgggccgggccgagccgagccgggtgGTGCCGAGCGATGGCCGCTCCGCCACGGCTCGTCCCGGGATCCTCCCTGCGCGGCTCCGCCTCCGCCGGGAACCCGGATCGGGGCGGCGGAGCCGGCAccgcccggcacggccgggATCGGGATCGGCGCTTGCGGCAGCGTCCGGCACCATCGGGATCGGCTCTCCCGGCGCTGCTCGGCACGGCCGGGATCGGTCCCTGCAGCACCGCCCGGGACTctgggatcagggtcagggctcagcctggctctgcccgcagccccTGCCTAGGAACCGACCCCACCCTTCTCGGTCTCGGCTCCTCCGTCCGCTGTCCGGGATGTCCTGGTGGGGCCGAGCTCCGGGTATCTGCCCTGGGGCCGCAGGAGCCACACACTCCGGTGCTCGGCGCTGTGGTGTCCCAGCGTCTTGATACCCCCATACCCTGGCACCGCTGTGCCCTGACAGCCCGGTTCACCAACACCCCTGTATCCTGCTTCCCCAGACTCGGGCTCCTGATCCCACTGGGATGTCCCCTGGGCCACCTTGGCACCCTGCCACCCCGGCCTCAGTCGGCCTCACCACGCGCCCCATGGCCGGGCTGCACCTCCAGCACTCGCCCAGCCTTTTTTAGTGCCTGCCCGCTCACTCCTCACTGTTTCCTTGGGAATGTCTATAAATATCGAGGaagcagcccagctgctgccatcGCTCTGTCCACCGCTTGCTCACTGTGCCCTGTTCCAGCACCCTGCACCCCACCCGGGCTCAGATGGGACCCCTgaacttccctgggcagggtGGGAGGCACCAGGGGCTGGACTTGttcccagctcccacctggTGAGTGGGGGTCCCAGCAAAACCAGGAGCCAGAAAacccctgggcatccctggcactgggatctTACGGGACAGAGATCTGTCACCCTGaccccactgcagccctgaGGCTCCGAGCACCACAGGGCATGGGCCACTTGGCCAGTGCGTCCCCAGAGCCACCGGTCCCAGCCAGTcctggcagcagtggctggCACGAGCTGTGCGTGTGAGGACTGAGTCTTCGAGGAGGCACCGGGCATAATTCCCACTCCTCAGAAGCACGAAAAGATGGAGCCATTTCCGGAAACAGGTGCCAGCAGCGCTGGGGACCCCAAACCGTGGGGCTCATGCTCTAAATCTCTCCAGGGATTTTGTGCCCCAGGTTCCACGGGGGACCCCTTCCTTATCTGGTTTGGggggctgcagcactgctctgcctgggTCCCCTGGAGCAGAAaatgggggtgcaggggggcaCACTGTGCTGGGGAAAACCGTCTGGGTATTGGGAGCTTGGCGCAGGAAGAGCTGCATTTTCAGGGGCCAGTGGGTGATAGTCCATGCCCCCTGAGCAGGGGGGACCCTGTCCCCCTTACCCGGGTGATGCTGACGGCTCCAGGGCTATTTTTAACCCCCTCATTGCTGAGTTGCCTTGGATGGGGGTGTTGGGGGTGGGCAGAGCTAAGCTCCTTCCACAGCTTTGATCTCCCTCCTGAAGGGCTTGAATTTCCatcccagcctcatccccacGTTAATCCCAGCCCTTGGCCAATAAAGCTTTGGCTAAATTAGGTAAAGGCGCCAGTTGCCagtgagaggggctgggtgctgcCAGAGCGCTGATAGGCTGAGGGGGCCAGGGGGCAGTAGCTGGAAGCACATCCCACAGAGGAGACACTACAAATTGGGGTGCCAGGGGCACCAGGAAGCTTCTGggagttcctgctgcaggagctggtggttCTCTGTGGGAGGGAAGCACCATAAATTCCCAAGATGGTGAGTGTTCCTGTGTGCTGTGTGCCATGTGCTGTGTGCCAGGACAAGACCTGCCTGGGCAGGAGGCACCAGGGGGGTCTGGGCTGTGGAGGTGCCTCtgcagagggcagcagggatATGGTCCCCAGTGCTGGGCTGACCGTGGTGGCGAGGGCAGGGAAGCGTTGGGGTGGTGCAGGGTCCCCGCAGGACAGATCTGAGGGTGACTGTgtggctgctgaggaggtgcagGTGCCTGGGGACACCatctcagccctggctggggctcagggctgcacAGAGGCAGGGGTAGCAGGGGGTGGCTGAAAGCCGAGTGCTGGGTCATGCGACACAGCGTTGCTGCTGGCTCCATGGCGCCTCCAGGAGAAACTCGATCAGGGCTGACAGGTGCCacggctgcagccccagcgagCCCTACAAGGGGAGCTGAGGAGGTCCCAAAAATAGCACTGCATGCCCAGGATGCCAaggctgtgcacagggaccaTGACCCCAGCACAATGGAGCCCCCCAGACAGTGGGGGACTCGGGcaggcagctccctgcagccctccatGTTCATGGATGGTCTGGAAGGCATTGAACTGTAGGGATTGCTGGTGTCTGTGGCTTATGCAAGCACAGGATTGTCCTGAAGCAGGGCAGAGGCTCTTCCTACAGCCAAGCACTGCTGGGCCACGCTGTATGAGGGGTCTCTGGTCTGATATGGGTGACCCCTCTCCCTCGCCTTGCAGACGGACCAGCAGGCAGAAGCCCGTGCCTTCCTCAGCGAGGAGATGATTGCGGGTgagtgtggggacagcagggacaggggccagaCACGGCCATGGTGcagggcctggctctgccccactgctcagAGACCTGACCTGTCTCTCCACAGAGTTCAAAGCCGCCTTCGACATGTTTGATGCCGATGGCGGTGGAGACATCAGCACCAAGGAGCTGGGGACGGTGATGAGAATGCTGGGCCAGAACCCCACCAAAGAGGAGTTGGATGCCATCATTGAGGAGGTGGATGAGGATGGTGAGCAGCCCTTGGTGGCTGGTGGCAGGGGTGGGCACTGGACCCTGGACGGGCAGCCTGACCCACGCTCGGTTCCTCCCCACAGGCAGCGGCACCATCGACTTCGAGGAGTTCCTGGTCATGATGGTGCGCCAGATGAAAGAGGATGCCAAAGGAAAGTCTGAGGAGGAGCTGGCCAACTGCTTCCGCATCTTTGACCGGTGAGTGTGGGGGCAAAGAGGCCCATCCTGTCTGTGGGAGCAAGCAAGGTCCCAGCCCTCTCTCACCCTCCTGCAGGAATGCGGATGGGTTCATTGACATTGAGGAGCTGGGTGAGATCCTGAGAGCCACTGGAGAGCCTGTCACTGATGAGGACATAGAGGACATGATGAAGGACTCAGACAAGAACAATGACGGTCGCATCGACTTTGATGGTGAGCAATGGCCCCAGCCAAGCACCCCTGTTGTGCACCCAGGCAGGGCCAtgggctgaggctgctgctctcttgcaGAGTTCCTGAAGATGATGGAGGGCGTGCAGTAAGGGACCAGACATTCCTCAGGCCAGCTgctgcacccagccctgctcccctgctgtccagggagcagcagctccacagcacCTGGCCCTCAGCACTGGCTGGGAccttgctctgtgccagggtCCTGGTCTCGTCTCACCACCGGCGGCTGAGCTTTTCCTCCCATCTGTCACCTGTGGCCTTGATTTGAGCCTCAATTAAAGAGGAAAGGCttgagctgctggtgcaggattTCACTGGGGGTGCATGGGGAGGGGGGCTGTGGCAGTGtgtgcccctgctctgctcccaaggGAGGGAACGTGGGCGGGCTCGCGCCacagggcagcgctgcaggggcagcccagagttgtggttcccacggCCTCTTGGGCAGGCGCCAGTGCTGAGCTCAGAGTTTCCGTGCAGAGCAGCTCGTTCACACgccagaggctgagggagcacGGCCCTGGCCCTGAGGCTCCTGCTCCGGAGCAGGGCTATGGAACAACAGGGGTTCTAGAGAGCCACCACGGCCTGCCCCACACTGGGACCCACATCTCCCACCCAGAGGACCTGGCTATAAGGTGGAAGAGCAGGAGCAATCCCCTCCCTACAGGGGAAAGGTGACACTTGtctctgtgtccctctgtgaagaggctgtgccagcctccTGGAAATCACAGCTCCCTGGGGACCAGCTGgggaggagcacagcagggaggaTGAGGCTGGGTACGGTCCCCAGCCAGGGTGGGTGGGACCACCGAACCAAAACACGGCTCAGAGCTGGTCACGTACCCTCAGCACAGCGCcgtggcacagagcagagccccctgcagagccagcgaCCACTGTGACcaccctgcccctgccctgctttcACGGGGTGCCATGGCACCGGGCAGGAGGGATGCGTGCCGTGGGCGGGGGGCAGTGGCAACGTGTgccacagcccaggctgccctcTGCAAGGCCACGGCCGGGCACCggcagctggtgctgcagctcgGGGCGAGCGGCGACTGCCCCCGGCTGCGCGAGGAGCGACGCAGGAGGAGCGCAGAGGCCCGGGAGCTCAGCATGGGTAAGGAGGGGCCTGCTGTACCGGGCAGCAGCCACGGGAACCTCTGCACGCCCCCTGCTCGGCGCCAGGGCCGCCCCAGCTCACTGGCCTGTCCCGCAGGGCTGCGGCAGATGCTGCTGGCGGGGCTGCGGCAGGGCCCGGCCAGCCCTCGGGAGCGGCGGGAGCTGGAGCGGCTGTGGGTGCTCTTCCTCTCCGCCCTGGAGCTCTTCCTGCAGGACCTGTACAGAGCCCAGCACCTCTGCCAGCTCTTCTCCGTGCAAGGGGGTGGTGTTGCCCTGCTGCGCActgggctggggggctgggggctgcccagCCGGAGAGGAGGGGGTCCCACACAGCCCCCGaccgcccagagcctggaggagGAGATCGAGCAGGTGAGGGCCACGCTGGCAGAGATGGAGAGCGGAGCCAACATTCCACCATGGACAGTGGAAGCCACAGAGACCACacagccagcagagacaagCGGCACCGCAGAGAGAGTggcctggggcagcccctgtgctgggcactgctgtgggGTGCTGTGAGCTAGGGGGGCAGGAGACAGCAGCAGGGGTGGCACCCCTGTCACAGTCCTCAACTGTGTCCCTCTACAGTCCTCAACTACAGCCATCACCTTTGCAGGTGATGGTGGGGGCTGCTCCCACTCTGTAGATGGAAGGGGATCACTCCAGGCCCCCAAATATTGATAAAGCTCCTGTTACCCCACAGGGGTCAGTATCCCTTCCACCCTCCCTGCCCACACTTGCAGaggggcctctgggcactcagggtgTGCTAGAGCTGCCACAGAATCCCCTGCTGAAGTTATAAACCTGCATTTATTTATACATTAACCGTGGCTCGGACTGCGACATTAACTTAAAAACAGCCTATGATACAGAACACGGGGGACAGCcgggagggaggagagagaacAGGGTGTGCTGAGGGGTGGTGGTGACGGTCAGGTCTCCT
This Passer domesticus isolate bPasDom1 chromosome 16, bPasDom1.hap1, whole genome shotgun sequence DNA region includes the following protein-coding sequences:
- the TNNC2 gene encoding troponin C, skeletal muscle — its product is MTDQQAEARAFLSEEMIAEFKAAFDMFDADGGGDISTKELGTVMRMLGQNPTKEELDAIIEEVDEDGSGTIDFEEFLVMMVRQMKEDAKGKSEEELANCFRIFDRNADGFIDIEELGEILRATGEPVTDEDIEDMMKDSDKNNDGRIDFDEFLKMMEGVQ
- the LOC135282078 gene encoding regulator of G-protein signaling 9-binding protein-like, which translates into the protein MAPGRRDACRGRGAVATCATAQAALCKATAGHRQLVLQLGASGDCPRLREERRRRSAEARELSMGLRQMLLAGLRQGPASPRERRELERLWVLFLSALELFLQDLYRAQHLCQLFSVQGGGVALLRTGLGGWGLPSRRGGGPTQPPTAQSLEEEIEQVRATLAEMESGANIPPWTVEATETTQPAETSGTAERVAWGSPCAGHCCGVL